In Escherichia ruysiae, a genomic segment contains:
- a CDS encoding aminotransferase-like domain-containing protein, with translation MTRYQHLATLLAERIEQGLYRHGEKLPSVRSLSQEHGVSISTVQQAYQTLETMKLITPQPRSGYFVAQRKAQPPVPPMTRPVQRPVEITQWDQVLDMLEAHSDSSIVPLSKSTPDVETPSLKPLWRELSRVVQHNLQTVLGYDSLAGQQVLREQIARLMLDSGSVVTADDIIITSGCHNSMSLALMAVCKPGDIVAVESPCYYGSMQMLRGMGVKVIEIPTDPETGISVEALELALEQWPIKGIILVPNCNNPLGFIMPDARKRAVLSLAQRHDIVIFEDDVYGELATEYPRPRTIHSWDIDGRVLLCSSFSKSIAPGLRVGWVAPGRYHDKLLHMKYATSSFNVPSTQMAAATFVQEGHYHRHIRRMRQNYQRNMALYTCWIREYFPCEICITRPKGGFLLWIELPEQVDMVCVARQLCRMKIQVAAGSIFSASGKYRNCLRINCALPLSETYREALKQIGEAVYRAME, from the coding sequence ATGACGCGTTATCAACATCTGGCGACTCTGCTTGCCGAACGGATTGAGCAAGGGCTGTATCGTCACGGGGAGAAATTGCCGTCGGTGCGCAGCTTAAGTCAGGAGCACGGCGTCAGTATCAGCACCGTGCAGCAGGCGTATCAGACGCTGGAAACGATGAAGCTCATCACTCCGCAGCCGCGTTCGGGTTATTTTGTCGCACAACGTAAAGCCCAGCCGCCTGTACCGCCGATGACGCGTCCGGTGCAGCGCCCGGTGGAAATTACCCAGTGGGATCAGGTGCTGGATATGCTGGAAGCGCATAGCGACAGTTCCATTGTTCCGTTAAGCAAAAGCACGCCGGATGTCGAAACGCCCAGCCTGAAACCGCTCTGGCGGGAGCTAAGCCGGGTGGTGCAGCATAATCTGCAAACCGTTCTCGGTTATGACTCATTAGCCGGTCAGCAGGTATTGCGCGAGCAGATTGCCCGTCTGATGCTCGACAGCGGCTCGGTGGTCACCGCCGATGACATTATCATCACCAGCGGCTGCCATAACTCGATGTCGCTGGCGTTAATGGCGGTGTGTAAACCGGGCGATATCGTCGCGGTCGAATCCCCGTGTTATTACGGTTCAATGCAGATGCTGCGCGGTATGGGCGTGAAAGTGATTGAAATCCCAACCGATCCAGAAACCGGTATCAGCGTTGAAGCTCTGGAACTGGCGCTGGAACAGTGGCCGATTAAAGGCATCATTCTGGTGCCAAACTGCAATAATCCGCTGGGATTTATTATGCCGGACGCCCGCAAACGAGCCGTTCTCTCTCTCGCTCAGCGTCATGATATTGTGATTTTTGAAGATGATGTCTACGGCGAACTGGCAACGGAGTATCCACGCCCGCGTACTATTCATTCATGGGATATCGATGGTCGGGTGCTGCTGTGCAGTTCGTTCAGTAAAAGCATTGCGCCAGGCCTGCGCGTGGGCTGGGTCGCGCCGGGGCGATATCACGATAAACTGCTGCATATGAAATACGCCACCAGCAGCTTTAATGTACCGTCCACGCAAATGGCGGCGGCGACGTTTGTGCAGGAAGGTCACTATCATCGCCATATCCGGCGGATGCGGCAGAATTATCAGCGCAATATGGCGCTTTATACCTGCTGGATACGGGAATATTTTCCCTGCGAAATCTGTATTACGCGCCCGAAAGGTGGATTTTTACTGTGGATAGAATTGCCTGAACAGGTCGATATGGTCTGCGTCGCGCGGCAATTGTGCCGCATGAAAATCCAGGTGGCGGCAGGCTCGATTTTCTCAGCTTCCGGTAAATACCGTAATTGCCTGCGCATCAACTGCGCTTTGCCGCTCAGCGAAACCTACCGCGAAGCACTGAAGCAAATTGGCGAGGCCGTGTATCGGGCAATGGAATAA
- a CDS encoding DUF1127 domain-containing protein: MEFHENRAKAPFTGFVQLWQAVRSWWLKKQTRRVLQQMSDERLRDIGLRREDVE; the protein is encoded by the coding sequence ATGGAATTTCACGAAAACAGAGCCAAAGCGCCGTTTACTGGCTTCGTACAACTCTGGCAGGCAGTGAGAAGCTGGTGGCTGAAAAAACAGACCCGGCGGGTGTTACAGCAGATGAGTGATGAACGGTTGAGGGATATTGGGTTACGCAGGGAGGATGTGGAGTGA
- a CDS encoding GmrSD restriction endonuclease domain-containing protein: MALGKESDKSLATAFQDLRELKVDVAYPFLLALYHDYKNGVLSHEDFLSIIRLIESYVFRRAVCAIPTNSLNKTFATFYKIINKENYLESIQVHFMNLPSYRRFPNDDEFKRELKVRDLYNFRSRSYWLRRLENDKRRERVEEFTIEHIMPQNENLSAKWREELGSDWQRIHKELLHTLGNLTLTRYNSRYSDRPFAEKRDIEDGFKHSPLYLNIGLGQCEKWDEAAIRTRADRLADLAVQVWQAPSLPEEVLAVYRGQPENKTSYSLNDFPFLADGSHSWVLFDHLRDEVMRLDAGITQEVLKLYIAFKAETNFVDVVPQKSRLRLSLNMQFHELVDPKGIAKDVTNVGRWGNGDVEIGFSDLAQLPYIMGLIRQAFEKQMESALV, encoded by the coding sequence ATGGCATTGGGTAAGGAAAGTGACAAATCGCTTGCCACGGCTTTTCAGGATTTGCGCGAGTTAAAGGTCGATGTGGCATATCCTTTCTTACTGGCGCTTTATCATGACTATAAAAATGGCGTTTTGTCTCACGAAGATTTCCTGAGCATAATTCGTTTAATTGAATCTTATGTTTTCCGCCGTGCAGTGTGTGCAATTCCGACGAATTCTTTGAACAAGACGTTTGCCACTTTTTATAAGATCATTAATAAAGAAAATTATCTGGAAAGCATTCAGGTGCATTTTATGAACCTGCCTTCGTATCGTCGTTTCCCCAACGATGATGAATTTAAACGGGAATTAAAAGTTCGCGATCTCTATAACTTCCGCAGTCGCAGCTACTGGTTACGACGACTGGAAAACGATAAACGCAGAGAGCGCGTGGAAGAGTTTACGATTGAACACATTATGCCGCAGAACGAAAATCTGTCGGCTAAATGGCGCGAAGAGCTGGGAAGCGACTGGCAGCGTATTCATAAAGAATTGTTGCATACGTTGGGGAATCTCACTTTAACACGCTATAACTCCCGCTACAGTGACAGACCTTTCGCGGAAAAACGCGATATTGAAGACGGCTTTAAGCATAGCCCGCTCTATTTGAATATCGGTCTTGGACAGTGCGAAAAATGGGATGAAGCCGCCATTCGCACCCGTGCCGATCGTCTGGCCGATCTCGCGGTTCAGGTCTGGCAAGCGCCTTCTCTTCCTGAAGAGGTTTTAGCTGTTTATCGGGGGCAGCCGGAGAACAAAACCAGTTACAGCCTGAATGATTTTCCTTTCCTTGCTGATGGTTCGCATAGCTGGGTGTTATTCGATCATCTTCGCGATGAAGTTATGCGCCTGGACGCAGGGATCACACAGGAAGTTTTAAAGCTGTATATTGCGTTTAAAGCTGAAACGAATTTTGTTGATGTTGTGCCGCAAAAAAGCCGACTGCGGTTGTCGCTTAATATGCAGTTTCATGAACTGGTCGATCCGAAAGGTATTGCCAAAGATGTGACAAATGTTGGGCGCTGGGGCAATGGTGATGTGGAAATTGGTTTCAGCGACCTCGCACAACTTCCTTACATTATGGGATTAATTCGTCAGGCATTTGAAAAACAGATGGAGAGTGCGTTGGTATAA
- the symE gene encoding endoribonuclease SymE, with protein sequence MTDTHSIAQPFEAEVSPANNRQLTVSYASRYPDYSRIPAITLKGQWLEAAGFATGTAVDVKVMEGCIVLTAQPPAAEESELMQSLRQVCKLSARKQKQVQDFIGVIAGKQKVA encoded by the coding sequence ATGACTGACACGCATTCTATTGCACAACCGTTCGAAGCAGAAGTCTCCCCGGCAAATAACCGTCAATTAACCGTGAGTTATGCGAGTCGCTACCCGGATTACAGCCGTATTCCCGCCATCACCCTGAAAGGTCAGTGGCTGGAAGCCGCCGGTTTTGCCACTGGCACGGCGGTAGATGTCAAAGTGATGGAAGGCTGTATTGTCCTCACCGCCCAACCACCCGCAGCCGAAGAGAGCGAACTGATGCAGTCGCTGCGCCAGGTGTGCAAGCTGTCGGCGCGTAAACAAAAGCAGGTGCAGGATTTTATTGGGGTGATTGCGGGTAAACAGAAAGTCGCCTGA